In Synechococcus sp. Nb3U1, one DNA window encodes the following:
- a CDS encoding ABC transporter permease, translating into MRRYWRVLWLFWSTSIAAEIEYRANFFFASLSSLAGLAGAWFGLSLFYQQGHQFGGWSWPEALIVLGVFTILQGVAASSFNANLNRIVQQVQEGTLDFVLLKPISSQFWLSARVFSPWGLTDIAFGLLVILYAGMQLGLPAWAYGLGILPLLLGLVILYSLWFMLGATSIWFVKIYNVTEVLRGLVEAGRFPIVAYPAAYRVFFTFIVPVAFLTTIPAETMLGRVQWEWLFGSGLLAVGLLAGSHAFWRFALRFYTSASS; encoded by the coding sequence ATGAGACGCTACTGGCGGGTGTTGTGGCTGTTTTGGAGCACCTCTATTGCTGCCGAAATAGAGTACCGGGCCAATTTTTTCTTTGCTAGTCTCAGCAGTCTAGCTGGCTTGGCGGGGGCTTGGTTTGGGTTGTCGTTGTTTTATCAGCAGGGGCATCAGTTTGGTGGATGGAGTTGGCCTGAGGCGTTGATCGTGTTGGGGGTGTTTACGATCCTGCAGGGGGTGGCGGCCAGCAGTTTTAATGCCAATCTGAACCGCATTGTGCAGCAGGTGCAAGAGGGCACTCTCGATTTTGTCTTGCTCAAGCCGATCAGCAGCCAGTTTTGGCTTTCGGCTCGGGTGTTTTCCCCTTGGGGCCTCACGGATATTGCCTTTGGCCTCCTGGTGATTCTCTATGCTGGTATGCAATTGGGGTTACCTGCGTGGGCCTACGGGCTGGGGATCCTGCCTCTGCTGTTGGGATTGGTCATTCTTTACAGCCTCTGGTTCATGCTGGGGGCGACCAGCATTTGGTTTGTGAAAATCTACAACGTCACAGAGGTGTTGCGGGGCTTAGTGGAGGCAGGGCGGTTCCCGATTGTCGCCTATCCGGCGGCCTATCGCGTGTTTTTTACCTTCATCGTGCCGGTGGCGTTCTTAACGACGATCCCGGCGGAAACGATGCTGGGGCGGGTGCAGTGGGAGTGGCTCTTCGGATCCGGGCTGTTGGCAGTGGGGCTGTTGGCGGGATCCCATGCTTTTTGGCGCTTTGCCCTGCGTTTTTATACCAGTGCTTCAAGTTAG
- a CDS encoding class I SAM-dependent methyltransferase, with translation MSPIPPALSRYWQNAFDLEAHLASFLGLDGADLQQKLKAGQQQLAELGRRDFRWDQADQFYRDQVGSTYLLDLAAWHLSSTDYIGNTLRLLVDHARGLVLDFGGGIGTHAIGAALCPAVEQVIFWDLNPIHRQLMKLRAEKLDLTERIWCPDTFPAGIPFDTLVCFDVMEHLPNPVGQLRQFHDWLKPEGKLVINWYFFKGFQGEFPFHLDDPQVIEEFFRVLQSRFLEVFHPYLITSRCYRKWPETAAEDKPQ, from the coding sequence GTGTCCCCGATTCCGCCTGCTCTGAGCCGCTACTGGCAGAATGCCTTTGACCTAGAAGCCCACCTGGCATCCTTTCTTGGCCTTGATGGGGCAGATTTACAGCAGAAGCTAAAGGCAGGGCAGCAACAACTGGCGGAACTAGGCCGACGGGACTTTCGCTGGGATCAAGCGGATCAGTTTTACCGTGATCAGGTGGGATCCACCTATCTGCTGGATTTGGCCGCCTGGCATCTGAGCAGCACCGACTACATCGGCAATACCTTGCGTCTGCTGGTGGATCATGCCCGTGGGCTGGTGTTGGATTTTGGCGGTGGCATTGGTACCCATGCGATTGGGGCTGCATTGTGTCCGGCGGTGGAACAGGTGATCTTTTGGGATCTCAACCCAATCCATCGGCAGTTAATGAAGCTGCGGGCAGAAAAGTTGGATTTGACGGAGCGGATCTGGTGTCCAGATACTTTCCCGGCAGGGATCCCATTCGACACGCTGGTTTGTTTTGATGTGATGGAACATCTGCCAAATCCGGTGGGGCAATTGCGGCAGTTTCATGACTGGCTCAAGCCAGAGGGCAAGCTGGTGATCAACTGGTACTTTTTTAAGGGCTTTCAGGGGGAGTTTCCCTTTCATCTCGACGATCCACAGGTGATCGAGGAGTTTTTTCGAGTGTTGCAGAGCCGGTTTTTGGAGGTGTTTCACCCTTACTTAATCACCAGCCGGTGTTACCGGAAATGGCCTGAGACCGCTGCGGAGGATAAACCACAATGA
- a CDS encoding FHA domain-containing protein, with the protein MDASAQSSPVHLVLIFTDQLGQRGVVLDSIYYSVGRSPNNHIRLYDSCVSREHALIIRIPEENQAGHSYMVFDGSPGSRRSTNGLFVNGKAVLSHLLKPFDKVGFGPNVTAIVETTDRLSSETLAGLLKSPSPTGNTTLVGSKDTKGFTAA; encoded by the coding sequence ATGGATGCTTCTGCTCAATCCAGCCCAGTTCATTTGGTCTTGATCTTCACGGATCAACTGGGCCAACGCGGTGTGGTGCTAGACAGCATTTACTATTCGGTGGGGCGTTCCCCCAATAACCACATTCGCCTTTACGATTCCTGTGTTTCACGGGAACATGCTCTGATTATCCGCATTCCGGAAGAGAACCAGGCGGGGCACAGCTACATGGTGTTCGATGGCAGCCCTGGATCCCGGCGCAGCACCAATGGTTTGTTTGTCAATGGCAAAGCGGTGTTGTCTCACCTCCTCAAGCCGTTTGATAAAGTCGGATTTGGCCCAAATGTAACAGCCATTGTGGAAACGACCGACCGACTCAGCTCGGAAACCTTAGCGGGCCTGTTAAAATCGCCCTCTCCTACTGGCAATACTACCCTGGTGGGATCTAAAGATACCAAGGGCTTCACCGCCGCCTGA
- a CDS encoding DUF3038 domain-containing protein, whose product MSKHNAPFDSVTVEHKHTLLDNRPDGLSTATGTIKAQLDLLLLGLESLSGESSEAVLAAAQALNLQERIGDRVALWRLRNANPLRRSSGGRKKVDIEEARALVLVIGYLAAQQQARIRSTLEQLEAAVEQERNPFHQPLVGDYLDEFLSHYRSRMVDGDVRDENSITELALRILIELMFYSSPKGTQRLWKALLNRPEMDLPVVSELEEEGIAQAANSGSDASPSA is encoded by the coding sequence TTGTCGAAACACAATGCTCCCTTTGACAGCGTAACGGTGGAACACAAGCACACTCTTTTGGACAATCGGCCCGATGGTCTCAGCACAGCCACCGGCACCATCAAAGCCCAGTTGGACTTGTTATTGCTGGGGTTGGAATCTTTGAGCGGGGAAAGTTCCGAGGCGGTTCTGGCCGCTGCCCAAGCCCTGAACTTGCAGGAACGAATTGGGGATCGGGTGGCTCTGTGGCGACTGCGCAATGCCAATCCCTTACGCCGCAGCAGCGGTGGGCGCAAAAAGGTCGATATTGAAGAGGCCCGTGCCCTAGTTTTGGTGATTGGCTATTTGGCCGCCCAGCAACAGGCCCGCATCCGCAGCACCCTAGAACAACTGGAAGCCGCTGTCGAGCAGGAACGCAATCCTTTCCATCAACCCCTGGTGGGGGATTACCTGGATGAATTTCTCTCCCATTACCGCAGCCGTATGGTGGATGGGGATGTGCGGGATGAGAATAGCATCACCGAATTGGCTCTGCGCATCCTGATCGAGCTGATGTTTTACAGTAGCCCCAAGGGGACTCAGCGCCTGTGGAAAGCGTTGCTCAACCGTCCCGAGATGGATCTGCCCGTCGTCAGCGAGCTGGAAGAGGAGGGGATAGCCCAAGCGGCCAACTCCGGCTCCGATGCCTCGCCCTCTGCTTGA
- a CDS encoding DUF4335 domain-containing protein, with amino-acid sequence MPSATLSHTYQQPTSTLTVQGETSLLPDENSTAPPVQAIQRGFECQLEIRQGETSKRLWGDSVWLNDLITVIDRYVESQLKGEPKGTFSGTVAIRPLDFIFHRLTVRQGEEAIAQVDLSMTQLYDLLENLTQVATDIPHLSSLKSQVVRAWYRQPTGIAALVVGGIAVVAGVGVLATRTPEAENQTANRVQEQLTTPASPTQPQPLAATPPESAETAGQEAAPAASRTLSADLEADLDLLSRLQEQLAAQWQSPPDLQESLVYQVTVDATGSLLAAEPANELAQARLGQTPLADLPELPPDPLPTGAEQFRVSLGPDNQLEVTRD; translated from the coding sequence ATGCCTAGCGCCACCCTCAGCCACACCTATCAGCAGCCCACCTCCACCCTGACGGTGCAGGGGGAAACCTCGCTCCTCCCCGATGAGAACAGCACTGCCCCACCTGTGCAAGCGATACAGCGGGGGTTTGAGTGCCAGTTGGAAATCCGGCAAGGGGAAACCAGCAAAAGACTGTGGGGGGATAGCGTTTGGCTGAACGATCTGATCACCGTGATCGACCGTTACGTAGAATCCCAACTGAAGGGTGAGCCGAAGGGAACCTTCAGTGGCACGGTCGCCATTCGTCCTCTGGATTTCATTTTTCACCGTCTCACCGTCCGGCAAGGGGAAGAAGCGATCGCCCAGGTGGATCTCTCCATGACGCAGTTGTACGATCTGCTGGAAAACTTAACCCAGGTGGCGACGGATATCCCCCATCTGAGCAGCTTGAAAAGCCAAGTGGTGCGGGCCTGGTATCGTCAACCCACTGGCATTGCCGCACTGGTGGTGGGCGGAATCGCTGTTGTGGCCGGTGTCGGGGTTTTGGCCACCCGTACCCCAGAAGCTGAGAATCAAACGGCCAATCGGGTGCAAGAGCAGCTCACCACGCCTGCTTCGCCTACACAACCGCAACCTCTAGCTGCCACTCCGCCGGAATCTGCCGAAACGGCTGGCCAAGAGGCTGCTCCTGCCGCCAGCCGCACCCTTTCTGCCGATCTGGAGGCTGATTTGGATCTGCTCAGCCGTCTCCAGGAGCAATTAGCGGCTCAGTGGCAATCTCCCCCGGACTTACAGGAGAGCTTGGTCTATCAGGTGACGGTGGATGCGACGGGATCCCTGCTGGCTGCTGAACCGGCCAACGAGTTGGCCCAAGCACGGCTGGGACAAACCCCTCTGGCGGATCTGCCGGAATTGCCCCCGGATCCCCTGCCGACGGGCGCAGAACAGTTTCGTGTCAGCCTGGGGCCAGACAACCAGCTGGAAGTGACCCGAGATTGA
- a CDS encoding branched-chain amino acid transaminase, with translation MPDFLPYAYFQGQIVPFAEAKISIATHALHYGTAAFGGLRGIPDPQNPDQILLFRLDRHCQRLSQSARLLCFDLPADRIEQVIVELIQKNRPTNSFYIRPLVYTSDLGISPRLHNIEKDFFVYGLELGDYLSPEGVSCRISSWARQEDRSLPLRGKISGAYITSSLAKTEAVQAGYDEAILMNSQGKVSEASGMNIFIVRNGILITPGFDQDILEGITRDSILTLARDLGIPTQERPIDKSELLIADEVFLSGTAAKITPVRQIEQYLMPANRPITEQLRQKLAAITENRDPDYPHWVKVVRFN, from the coding sequence ATGCCAGATTTTCTGCCCTATGCCTACTTTCAGGGCCAGATTGTCCCCTTTGCTGAGGCAAAGATTTCCATTGCCACCCATGCCTTGCACTACGGGACGGCGGCGTTTGGCGGCTTGCGCGGGATCCCGGATCCGCAAAACCCTGATCAAATTCTTTTGTTTCGGTTGGATCGTCATTGCCAACGACTGAGCCAGAGTGCCCGTCTGCTCTGTTTTGACCTGCCTGCCGACCGGATCGAGCAGGTGATTGTAGAGCTGATCCAGAAGAATCGACCCACCAACTCCTTTTACATTCGCCCCTTGGTCTACACCTCAGACCTGGGCATTTCGCCCCGCCTGCACAACATCGAGAAAGACTTCTTTGTCTATGGCCTGGAATTGGGAGATTATCTCTCGCCGGAAGGGGTGAGTTGCCGCATCAGCTCCTGGGCACGGCAAGAGGATCGCAGCCTGCCCTTACGAGGCAAGATCAGCGGTGCCTACATCACCTCCTCTTTGGCGAAAACGGAGGCCGTGCAGGCGGGCTACGACGAGGCAATCTTGATGAATTCCCAGGGCAAAGTCAGCGAAGCCTCGGGCATGAATATTTTCATCGTGCGCAACGGCATTCTGATCACTCCCGGTTTCGACCAAGACATTTTGGAAGGGATCACCCGCGATAGTATCCTCACGCTGGCCCGCGACCTCGGGATCCCCACCCAAGAACGCCCGATCGACAAGTCGGAGCTGTTGATCGCCGATGAGGTGTTTTTAAGCGGTACCGCCGCCAAGATCACCCCGGTTCGCCAAATCGAGCAGTACCTCATGCCCGCCAACCGCCCCATCACCGAGCAGTTGCGACAAAAACTGGCGGCGATCACAGAAAACCGGGATCCCGACTATCCCCACTGGGTGAAGGTGGTTCGCTTCAATTAA
- the fabG gene encoding 3-oxoacyl-[acyl-carrier-protein] reductase: MSELLPLPSLQDQVVVVTGASRGIGRAIALHLAAIGAKVAINYARSAAEAESLLEEMVALGSPGIALPADVSQVESVEGLFAQVMERWGRVDVLVNNAGITRDTLLLRMKPEDWQAVLDLNLTGVFLCLKAAAKIMVKQRQGRIINITSVVGLVGNAGQANYSAAKAGVVGLTKSAARELASRNITVNAVAPGFIATQMTEKLDATPIVAQIPLGRMGSPAEVAGLVRFLAADPAAAYITGQVFNVDGGMVMN, translated from the coding sequence ATGTCTGAGCTTCTCCCTTTACCCTCTCTGCAAGACCAAGTCGTGGTGGTCACAGGAGCCAGTCGGGGCATTGGCCGAGCCATCGCGCTCCATTTGGCCGCGATTGGGGCAAAAGTGGCGATCAACTATGCGCGTTCTGCCGCCGAGGCTGAGTCTTTGCTGGAGGAGATGGTAGCGCTGGGATCCCCAGGGATCGCTCTCCCTGCCGATGTTTCGCAAGTGGAGTCTGTAGAAGGACTTTTTGCCCAGGTGATGGAGCGCTGGGGCCGGGTGGATGTGCTGGTGAATAACGCCGGTATTACCCGTGACACGCTGCTGCTGCGCATGAAGCCGGAAGATTGGCAGGCGGTGCTGGATCTGAACCTGACGGGGGTTTTCCTCTGTTTGAAGGCAGCGGCCAAGATCATGGTGAAACAACGGCAAGGGCGCATCATCAACATCACCTCTGTGGTAGGCCTGGTAGGCAATGCCGGGCAAGCCAACTACAGCGCTGCTAAGGCAGGGGTGGTAGGTTTGACCAAATCCGCAGCCCGAGAACTGGCCAGCCGTAACATCACCGTCAATGCTGTTGCTCCAGGGTTTATCGCTACCCAAATGACGGAGAAACTGGATGCCACCCCGATTGTGGCGCAAATTCCCTTGGGCCGAATGGGATCCCCGGCAGAGGTGGCCGGGTTGGTACGCTTTTTGGCCGCTGATCCGGCAGCCGCTTACATCACGGGGCAGGTGTTCAATGTTGATGGCGGCATGGTGATGAACTGA
- a CDS encoding class I SAM-dependent methyltransferase: MTETLAPSPSVEPIDWFARWRDRVEAREAQNVRWQSPRMRDLGFWAMAAPRFARMTRNLPATDSFVKAMRARVQPDDVIVDIGAGAGRYSLPIAPWVKQVIALDPSPEMLQQLQLIAAEQGIPNIQTLQGSWPEALADLPPVDGVICAHAFYWVSELEPYLQALKTATGRFCLMQIRTHQIDAFLDPLFRRLHGESRPPEPVLIDLYGALTQVGIWADVQIAKGSSRSYSEVEELTEFATALLCWRPELASVLSREEIHTYLEGILEYREGRYWLDDQANQMAMVSWQKG; this comes from the coding sequence ATGACGGAAACCCTGGCCCCATCGCCCTCTGTTGAACCCATCGATTGGTTTGCCCGCTGGCGGGATCGAGTGGAAGCTCGGGAAGCACAGAATGTGCGCTGGCAGAGTCCGCGCATGAGGGATTTGGGGTTTTGGGCCATGGCTGCCCCTCGCTTCGCCCGCATGACCCGCAATTTGCCCGCAACGGATTCCTTTGTGAAGGCGATGCGGGCCCGCGTTCAACCGGATGATGTGATTGTGGATATCGGTGCCGGGGCGGGGCGGTACAGCTTGCCGATCGCTCCTTGGGTCAAACAGGTGATTGCCTTGGATCCCTCGCCGGAGATGTTGCAGCAGTTGCAGTTGATCGCTGCCGAGCAAGGGATCCCCAACATTCAAACTTTACAGGGATCCTGGCCTGAGGCCCTGGCGGATTTGCCCCCGGTGGATGGGGTGATCTGTGCCCATGCCTTTTACTGGGTGAGCGAGCTAGAACCCTATCTACAAGCTTTGAAAACAGCGACGGGCCGATTTTGTCTGATGCAGATCCGCACCCATCAGATCGATGCTTTTTTGGATCCCTTGTTTCGCCGCCTACATGGGGAGTCTCGTCCGCCGGAGCCGGTGTTGATCGACCTGTATGGTGCCCTCACACAGGTAGGCATTTGGGCGGATGTGCAGATCGCCAAGGGATCCAGCCGTTCCTACAGCGAAGTTGAGGAGCTAACCGAGTTTGCCACCGCTCTGCTCTGTTGGAGGCCGGAATTGGCCTCTGTGCTCAGTCGGGAGGAGATCCACACCTACCTAGAAGGCATCCTGGAGTACCGGGAGGGCCGTTATTGGCTGGATGACCAGGCCAATCAGATGGCGATGGTGAGCTGGCAGAAGGGCTAG
- the era gene encoding GTPase Era has product MADVPTNAVPTGELDGIERTLNLSAAPEADLTYGIPVAPPGFKSGFVGLIGRPNVGKSTLLNALVGQKIAITSPVAQTTRNRLQGILSLPEAQIIWVDTPGIHKPHHRLGEILVHNAQMAIAAVDGILFVVDGSAPAGRGDAFIAERIPAHSPCIIVCNKSDLAPADAQTRQAHLESYQALRPAAPVIWVSALDPGSLDPLLKATIELLPGGPYYYPPDLVTDQPERFIMGELIREQVLLHTREEVPHSVAVNIDQVEETPNLTRILATLSVERDSQKGILIGRRGEMLKQIGQAARLQIQKLILGRVYLELFVKVRPHWRRSERTLGDLGYRAET; this is encoded by the coding sequence ATGGCGGATGTTCCTACCAATGCGGTGCCCACCGGGGAGCTAGACGGGATTGAAAGAACCTTGAATCTCTCCGCAGCGCCAGAAGCAGACTTGACCTATGGGATCCCAGTTGCACCGCCGGGGTTTAAGTCGGGGTTTGTGGGGCTGATCGGGCGGCCCAATGTCGGCAAATCCACTCTGCTCAATGCCTTAGTGGGCCAAAAAATCGCCATTACCTCCCCGGTTGCCCAAACCACCCGCAACCGCCTACAAGGGATCCTCTCCTTGCCGGAAGCGCAGATCATCTGGGTGGATACCCCCGGCATTCACAAGCCCCACCATCGTCTGGGGGAAATTTTGGTCCACAATGCCCAGATGGCTATTGCGGCTGTGGATGGGATCCTCTTCGTGGTGGATGGATCCGCACCCGCCGGTCGTGGAGATGCCTTTATCGCGGAGCGGATCCCGGCCCACTCCCCTTGCATCATCGTCTGCAACAAGTCGGATCTTGCCCCCGCTGATGCCCAAACTCGGCAAGCCCATCTGGAGAGCTACCAAGCCCTGCGGCCTGCAGCACCTGTGATATGGGTTTCCGCCCTGGATCCCGGCAGTTTGGATCCCTTGCTTAAAGCCACCATCGAGTTGCTTCCCGGTGGGCCTTACTACTACCCTCCGGATTTGGTGACGGATCAGCCGGAACGGTTCATCATGGGGGAGCTGATTCGGGAACAGGTGCTGCTGCACACCCGCGAGGAGGTGCCCCATTCGGTAGCGGTGAATATTGACCAAGTGGAGGAAACCCCCAACCTCACCCGCATCTTGGCCACCCTCTCGGTGGAGCGGGACTCCCAGAAAGGAATCCTAATCGGCAGACGGGGGGAGATGCTCAAGCAGATCGGCCAGGCCGCCCGCCTACAAATTCAGAAGTTGATCCTGGGCAGAGTGTACCTAGAGCTTTTCGTTAAAGTACGGCCCCATTGGCGGCGGTCGGAGCGCACCCTCGGCGATTTGGGCTATCGAGCCGAAACTTAG
- a CDS encoding SpoIID/LytB domain-containing protein, giving the protein MTSYKPPTAKNHRVVQSTLISGLGLLLTTLVLRTADATGTGAPFGEEALATVATPQNPILQVGILQRLGRSDTDQVELAAPAGSLLTLQFEQADGSLQTQRTAQVTIGIVNRALTTPETIHRLILSSHKSFESAEANANHWQSLGISTEIAQPEEWQVWAHRAYTPQQLTQIQLYAQEEGIPNVRAVVQEQRERAELSWVHEHFRYHRTRLTVTSDAGYLRVNDRYYAGSLTIQPNAYGSYTVVNAVPLETYLRGVVPHEVGPGAPFAAMAAQAILARTYALKNLHRFEIDDYQICANTHCQVYRGLTGTNPRTDEAIRQTSGQVLTYNGELVDAVYSSTNGGVSAAFEDVWDGDPRPYLRPQADIAHQPGKSLDLRQESSFQSFLAQREGFNEVGVSRLFRWEFSQSLNELNAQLRAAQDYLGIPMPRWTSIQGMNILERSASGRVQAMQLDLQTAAGPHSITLHKDQVRLAFPRLYSTMFRLEPLKQADQLAGYQFIGGGFGHGVGLSQYGSYTLARQGFSPAQILDFYYPGTTLAPLGSLSLELPDASIAHSGN; this is encoded by the coding sequence ATGACCAGTTACAAGCCCCCCACTGCGAAAAACCACCGGGTTGTCCAGAGTACGCTCATTTCCGGCTTAGGCTTGCTACTCACCACCTTGGTGCTACGTACCGCTGATGCAACTGGAACAGGGGCTCCCTTCGGTGAAGAGGCTTTGGCGACCGTGGCCACCCCGCAAAATCCGATCCTGCAAGTGGGTATCCTACAACGCTTGGGTCGCTCCGATACGGATCAAGTGGAGCTAGCCGCACCGGCGGGGTCTCTGCTGACCTTGCAATTCGAGCAAGCCGATGGCAGCCTGCAAACCCAGCGCACCGCCCAAGTCACCATCGGCATTGTCAATCGCGCCCTCACTACCCCGGAAACAATACATCGACTGATCCTGAGCAGCCACAAAAGTTTTGAGAGCGCCGAGGCCAACGCCAACCACTGGCAGTCTTTGGGCATTAGCACCGAGATCGCCCAACCGGAGGAATGGCAGGTGTGGGCCCACCGTGCCTATACCCCCCAACAACTGACGCAAATCCAACTCTACGCCCAGGAAGAAGGGATCCCGAATGTACGGGCGGTGGTGCAGGAGCAGCGAGAACGGGCAGAGCTGAGCTGGGTTCACGAGCATTTCCGCTACCATCGCACCCGCCTGACGGTCACCTCCGATGCCGGATATCTACGGGTGAACGACCGCTACTATGCTGGATCCCTGACGATTCAGCCCAATGCCTACGGCAGCTACACGGTGGTCAATGCCGTGCCGTTAGAAACCTATCTGCGCGGGGTGGTACCCCATGAGGTGGGGCCGGGGGCACCCTTTGCCGCCATGGCCGCTCAGGCAATTTTGGCCCGCACCTACGCCCTCAAGAATCTGCACCGCTTTGAGATCGATGACTACCAGATCTGCGCCAACACCCACTGTCAGGTGTATAGGGGCCTAACCGGAACCAACCCGCGTACCGACGAGGCGATTCGACAAACCAGCGGCCAGGTGCTCACCTACAATGGCGAGCTAGTGGATGCCGTGTATTCCTCCACCAATGGCGGAGTTTCCGCCGCATTTGAAGATGTCTGGGATGGGGATCCGCGCCCCTATCTGCGCCCGCAAGCGGATATCGCCCATCAACCGGGTAAGTCGTTGGATTTGCGGCAGGAGAGCAGTTTTCAATCGTTCTTGGCGCAGCGGGAAGGCTTCAACGAGGTGGGGGTATCGCGCCTGTTCCGTTGGGAATTTTCCCAGTCGTTGAATGAGCTGAATGCACAACTGCGGGCTGCCCAAGACTATCTAGGGATCCCAATGCCGCGGTGGACCAGCATCCAGGGTATGAACATTCTGGAGCGCTCCGCCAGTGGCCGGGTACAGGCGATGCAACTGGATCTGCAAACGGCGGCAGGGCCACATTCGATCACCTTGCACAAGGATCAGGTGCGGTTGGCTTTTCCGCGCTTGTACAGCACCATGTTCCGGCTAGAGCCCCTGAAACAGGCGGATCAGTTGGCGGGCTACCAATTTATCGGCGGTGGTTTTGGCCACGGGGTGGGCCTGAGTCAGTACGGCTCCTACACCTTGGCGCGGCAGGGGTTTAGCCCGGCGCAGATCCTCGATTTTTACTATCCCGGCACCACCCTGGCTCCCTTGGGATCCCTGTCGTTAGAATTACCGGATGCCTCCATCGCCCATTCTGGCAATTGA
- a CDS encoding DUF1818 family protein, which translates to MDSSPFNTAAPTPENMARNRLFKGSGWRLGWDPNQQHFVALVGGETWALELTHEEWQAFVKGLQRLQQDMEALGSQLMAEESMSLEQAFPSLTLIASGNATAWSLYLQLHQGRRGEGCWPAAVVPELSQAIAQWPDLELESD; encoded by the coding sequence ATGGATTCTTCCCCCTTCAACACCGCTGCCCCCACCCCCGAGAACATGGCCCGTAACCGTCTGTTCAAGGGATCCGGCTGGCGGCTGGGCTGGGATCCCAACCAACAGCATTTTGTGGCTTTGGTGGGGGGAGAAACTTGGGCGCTAGAACTGACGCACGAAGAATGGCAAGCGTTTGTCAAGGGATTGCAGCGCTTGCAGCAGGATATGGAGGCGCTCGGATCCCAGTTGATGGCGGAGGAGAGCATGAGTCTGGAGCAAGCTTTCCCCAGCCTGACCTTGATTGCCAGCGGCAATGCCACCGCCTGGAGTCTGTACCTACAGCTACATCAAGGGCGGCGCGGAGAAGGCTGCTGGCCTGCGGCTGTCGTTCCTGAGTTAAGTCAGGCTATTGCCCAGTGGCCAGATCTAGAGCTAGAAAGCGATTGA
- a CDS encoding ParE family toxin-like protein translates to MKSRTTVEFRKLFADLPKSVQEQTRAAYRQFKEDPSYPSLRFKKVHPELPIYSAHISKSYRAVGQLDGDTVIWFWVGSHAEYDRLLEQL, encoded by the coding sequence GTGAAATCTCGCACTACTGTCGAGTTCCGTAAATTATTCGCTGATTTACCTAAATCGGTTCAAGAGCAAACCCGCGCAGCGTATCGTCAGTTTAAGGAAGACCCAAGCTATCCAAGTCTACGCTTCAAGAAAGTGCATCCAGAGTTGCCGATCTATTCTGCTCATATTAGCAAAAGTTATCGGGCGGTTGGGCAATTAGATGGAGATACAGTGATTTGGTTTTGGGTGGGTTCTCACGCAGAATACGACAGGTTGTTGGAGCAGTTGTAG
- a CDS encoding PIN domain-containing protein gives MLQIYIMRIYFDMCSLQRPLDIKTQIRVAVEAEAILNVIGLWEAGQFELVSSQALMFEAEQITPSPRKAYVLEVLSKANLFLQPNKQIEERAQVFVNSGLKPLDALHLAFSVEAEADYFCTCDDRFLRRAKEVDTLQTKVVSPLELITELSQ, from the coding sequence ATGTTGCAAATTTATATTATGAGGATTTATTTTGATATGTGCAGTTTGCAACGCCCCCTTGATATCAAGACGCAAATTCGAGTCGCTGTTGAAGCTGAGGCTATTCTCAATGTCATTGGACTATGGGAAGCTGGACAGTTTGAATTAGTGTCTTCACAAGCCTTGATGTTTGAAGCTGAACAAATTACGCCCTCTCCAAGAAAAGCGTATGTTTTAGAAGTGTTATCGAAGGCAAACTTATTTCTTCAGCCAAATAAGCAAATCGAAGAACGAGCGCAAGTGTTTGTCAACTCAGGTCTCAAACCACTTGATGCATTACATTTGGCTTTTTCAGTTGAGGCAGAAGCAGATTATTTCTGTACATGTGACGACAGATTTTTGAGACGGGCTAAAGAAGTTGATACTTTGCAGACCAAAGTTGTTTCTCCTCTTGAACTGATTACGGAGCTATCGCAATGA
- a CDS encoding transposase family protein encodes MICPHCGQTIRKIHQNRPILVRDLSLFGRSVYLQVPRRQFYCSHCQHYSTEVLSFIDWERSYTQRYETYIYQQVKQATIEQVSQNEGLSRDQVEGIFNRQFEQRQAKKPKGFGTRKSVSMR; translated from the coding sequence ATGATTTGTCCTCATTGTGGACAGACTATTCGCAAGATTCATCAGAATCGACCTATCCTTGTGCGAGACTTATCCCTGTTTGGGCGCTCGGTATACCTGCAAGTGCCACGCCGCCAATTCTATTGCTCTCACTGTCAGCACTACTCCACTGAAGTACTCTCATTCATAGATTGGGAACGTTCCTATACTCAGCGTTACGAAACCTATATCTATCAGCAAGTCAAGCAAGCTACTATCGAGCAAGTTAGCCAGAATGAAGGTTTGAGTCGAGACCAAGTTGAAGGTATATTTAACCGTCAGTTTGAGCAGCGACAAGCAAAAAAACCCAAGGGTTTTGGCACAAGAAAATCAGTATCGATGAGATAA